Within Limanda limanda chromosome 1, fLimLim1.1, whole genome shotgun sequence, the genomic segment CGGGTATCAGATAGTTTTGAGTATAAAAGTGATTCAGTAGACTCTGTGGGACTAAAGCCTGTCAGGTGCTGAAACCTTAGGAGTGAGTTATTAGAAAGATGAATTACTCCCGTTTCCATATTGTGAATAACAGATGTGTGTTATTATTTCAAGACGATGCTTCTGTGATGTGCTCTGGAGCGACTTCAGAATTATTTGAGTCGTCCTCAAACACTTGTACAATCTACTGTCACTCTTTTATTGTATTGGTTCTGGACATTGTGAGCAGAGCTTTTCATAAACAGTCTACAGAGGGAAATTggaaaaactttgtgttcatcctccCTGGTTCATCTGCAATGAATACTTCATGATTTACATTAcatgaatttgctttattactgttcacatgtgaGGCTTATATATACGTTTGAATGACAGGCAGACTTTTGTTGAAGTAGTAGCTTGATTATTAATAGTATttctaatattaataatacaacaGCAACTTCCTCTCACCTCTCATGATGGTCCGGACTGAGCGGATGAGATTGAGGATCTGGGCTTTGACTCCTGGATCGTCCCCGAAGCCTCCGACCCCCTGGTCCACGCCCCATCCCACTGGAGGAGGGAGAACAACAAGCTTTacatcaaatacacacaatgcATGCTATAGTTATAGTTGTAATTATATGCAAATgtacacataaacaaacataatatCCCCCCTCCCCAGATaaacacaagagagagaagcaggCAGAGGGTTTTAATGTCTGGAAGATAAACAAAggctgaaaatgtatttatgtgaaTTTTAAACTACTTTTAAATGTTCCTAAAGTCGCTTTAAGGCTGGATAAATAATATAATTCCACACTAAGTATTTTAATCTAATGATTTTCTTCCTTAAATCTCAACCTGAGAGTGTAGCAGCTAGCTAGCAGGGCAGAGCTAGCTAACATAGCAGAGTTAGCTTCTTGCCTTTAGCGCGATAACTACGTGTTTATCTGGTTAAAATGCGCAATGTACGTCATCTACAACACTAGGGGAATCTTACTTTTGCTGAGGAACCTCTCTTCGTGCAGCACAGCGATGGCGTTGACGCAGAGAATCGCGGTCTGGATGAGAGAGTACAGAGTAAACGCCATGTTGGCACTTTCTTCTTCGTGTCTTTCTGACAACACGCCCAGTCAGAGGCAGCTGCCGTAAAACCAGCTGCCGGTGTCGTGAATTTAGAGTGTTCTTCTTTCCCTCAGAGAGCTCTACTTCCTAATGTCTCCTAAGAAGAAGGAAGTTCACTTTAAAATGATGAGTTAAaaggatttattatttattctgtcaACGACTTATCGTGTCAAAAGTTTTATTTCCATGTAAATATTTGTACTTTCTGGAATTTCAACATTGaaacaatttattttgtgtattttcttgaCACCAATTTTGGTTTTCAACAGCGTTTAATCATCAAAACTTGTCTCCTACTctattaaaatagaaatatgaggttttcattttcacaaacaacaaacagtctTCATCGTGAAACCACTTTCTGGTTATTGTATAGACTTTTAATTTACACATAAATAGTAGAGAAACTACAGgaacatatttaaatacatcTGCATTGACAGTTTATAATAACATTTCTTTTCTCAGTAAATGACAACTGGATCCATTCAGTCATTTCATTCGGTGAAGAAGATGAGGGCGAGTTCTCCTTTTTtattcacatcatcatcatcatcatcactgtgtctctttctttttaacactgtaataaattatattttcataatcAAGGTCTgatactcaaataaataaacaaacacacagacagacgtgaCGGTTTATACAGTTAATGAAATAATTTACAGGCAGATCTACAACACTGACAGACGTTGCTCCTTGTGGCCCAGACTTTCCTTTGGAGAGCAAATAAATACACGGAATTGGCCTTTAATTATCTGTCCGTCATCTGCCGACACCCCGAACACATTTCAAAGGCCAAGTTAGCAGCTGATGGAGGCGATTTAATGATCTTCACACCGTAGATGTGACAGGATGttgatttcaaagtaaaatgcaTAATGTAGCAACACCTGTATTCAACATAatactgtagtttttttttttatacattcagAAATTACTCCCAAATACAAAAACAGTTCAGCCAGGTTACAGTTTAAATATGTGCTACCACCCTGTATTAATACTGGTGGAACAACACCGCTCCTTCCTGTGCTCTCATCCCtttattttgttcttcttctggCATCGTGAAGTTTACGAACTCAAAGAACGAgcttattatttaaataaaatctcCACCGATGTCTCTTCAGTGATTATCGACCGGGTTGGTCAACTGGTTTGTTTCGATCAATAAACACAACTGGGACGTGATGAAGAGAATTTCCCTTTGGGATCTAATGTTGACAATAAATAAGTGTTGGTGTCTTTAGTCCACATTTCAACAACGACAATGacaacagcaaaaaataaaaccttgAGAAGTCCTCCTCCCCAGTCCGGTGTGTGCACTGTACAACTGGGCCGGCAGCGGACAAAACCACAGACGTTACACCCGCAGTCATAAAAGTCTCATTTTTTAAAGAACATGGAAAAGTTCTAttttttgaagaagaagaagtcaaaGTTTGTAACTGCCTTCCTGGTGGTCTTCAATTGCCCTCAAAAAGGTTCAAGGGGCAAAGAAAGGCCTTGGTTGCTTTGGTCCTGTTTGGGTAAAGCTTGGAGTTTGACTGCAAGAGCAGCGACAAGGAGAAACCTGTGTCCTTCACTTTCAGTTCAGTCGGTCCGGGGAAGTAAACTCGATGGAGAGTGCACACGGCAGCGAGAGCTGGTCCATGTGAGCTCACCGAGTTTTTAAGTGCTGGGCTATTAACAGAGATGGAGCTGAAGCAGAAGACAAGTCATTCTTCTCCAAAGATAAGAAATGTACAAAGTCTGAGACCTGTCCCCCTCGGAAAGGGATGGAAAAGGGTGAATGGTCCCGTCTgtgttctgtatttatatatatttactttgaGTCTTTTTACTTCTGGAACATTCCCAGAAATCCAAGCAGCTTCTTCCCCTTAGAAGAGAGTTTCTCG encodes:
- the ier3ip1 gene encoding immediate early response 3-interacting protein 1, whose protein sequence is MAFTLYSLIQTAILCVNAIAVLHEERFLSKMGWGVDQGVGGFGDDPGVKAQILNLIRSVRTIMRVPLIIVNSASIVLLLLFG